The genomic interval GATACTTTGCCCCACTTTATCATTCTCAACGCTTTCACCATCACTGACCACATACATTTTGTTGTCCCAGCTCACAAACTCAAACGATAAAGATTCGTTCGTTTTTTCCTGAGCAGAACAGCCAAACAAGGTTAAAGAAATAATAATGGCTGCAAGAAATCTTTTCATCATATCACTCCAGACTATTTTTTATATAACTCTATTTAATTAGAGGACAAACTCGTTTTCTGTCATGTCAAGACAGAGCAGCGCCTCAACTTCTTTTCTATTACTGTCTTTATACTAACTGGAAAATCTTAATACTTAATGAATATTTTTCTTAAGATATTCTTAATTTTCCAATGAAAAGTTCCCTTGAAGTTTTTCTGTATCAAACAAACCTTGTCACCGTTCATCGTCATTTAAGATACTAGGAATTACTCCACAATCTGGCCCTAAACATGAAGAAAGAGCACAAATCTTACTGCAGAATTGCGCCCGATTGTTGAAGACCAAAGGCTGTTTAAGATGGATCGCACTTATTGAACTCTAGTACCCGTTTAGTAAAAAAAGCGTTCCTACTTATTGAAGAATACTCCCGTTTGTTTAAAATTTATTTAATTATATACATTCGATCTTTTATTAAATTACAAAAATAATGCAAATCATAATCATCACGCTTTACAGAAGATTTAAAACATAGTATATTCATAAAGGTTTAAATAGTAATTGTTACGATTTGAATCGATGATTAAAAAGGAAAAGGAGATATTTTATTTATGAAAAAGGAACTTATCAAATCAATACATGTGTTTATCTTATTAGGTATAATCCTTACAGGCTGTCAAGAAAAAGTAGATACACCTGTCGAAAATGCTTCCTCTGAATCAGAGCCTGCTTCTTCTGATTCCAATTCTGAATCTACAGAAAGTACAGATCATAGCTATAATCATAACCATAGTCACGATGATGAAAAACAGAAAGAAATATATTCAGGGATATTTGAAGATGATGAAGTAGAAGATAGAGAATTATCAGATTGGGAAGGAGATTGGCAATCGGTCTATCCATATCTATTAGATGGAACCTTAGATGAGGTCTTACAGAAAAAAGTAGAAACGAAGAAAGATAAAACCTTTGAAGAGTACAAAGAATATTACAAAGTTGGGTATGAAACAGACATTGAACGAATCGTTATAAAAGATAATACGATAACGTTTTATAAAAACGGAAAAGGAAAAACAGGGGAATATAAGTATCATGGATACGAAATTTTGACTTATGAATCTGGAAATAGAGGCGTTCGGTATTTATTTGATTTAGTTGGAAAAGTAGATGGTGTACCAAAACATGTTCAATTCAGTGACCATAGTATTTATCCAACAAAAGCAGATCATTACCATATTTATTTTGGTAATGAAGATCATGTCACTCTTTTAAAAGAATTAGACAATTGGCCAACTTATTATTTTTCTAATTTAAGTGGTAAAGAAATCGCAGAAGAAATGAATGCACATTAATTTTATAAAACTTAAAAGACGACCAGCCATTATTTTTCACTTTTAGTTCGAGAGTATAATATATAG from Peribacillus asahii carries:
- a CDS encoding metal-binding protein ZinT, yielding MKKELIKSIHVFILLGIILTGCQEKVDTPVENASSESEPASSDSNSESTESTDHSYNHNHSHDDEKQKEIYSGIFEDDEVEDRELSDWEGDWQSVYPYLLDGTLDEVLQKKVETKKDKTFEEYKEYYKVGYETDIERIVIKDNTITFYKNGKGKTGEYKYHGYEILTYESGNRGVRYLFDLVGKVDGVPKHVQFSDHSIYPTKADHYHIYFGNEDHVTLLKELDNWPTYYFSNLSGKEIAEEMNAH